In Populus nigra chromosome 1, ddPopNigr1.1, whole genome shotgun sequence, one genomic interval encodes:
- the LOC133706300 gene encoding fasciclin-like arabinogalactan protein 1: MQLTVLLSLLFLLSTATTITYGHNITSILGQHPSLSTFNHYLTLTHLAGEINRRTTITVCAVDNAAMSEILSKKPSISTIKNILSLHVLLDYFGTKKLHQIRDGTALAATMFQATGSAPGSTGFVNITDVKGGKVAFGPKDNGGNLDVFYVKSVEEIPYNISVIQISKLLPSDVAAAPTPEPSAMNITDIMSAHGCKVFADTLIANPDASKTYQDTIDGGLTVFCPLDDPFKAFLPKFKNLTASGKESLLQFFGVPVYQSLAMLKSNNGIMNTLATNGDKKFDFTVQNDGEDVTLKTRGTTAKIVGTLIDEQPLAIYSIDKVLLPKELFKAALTPAPAPAPEEAADAPKSSKHKKPSADDAPSDSPADSPDGDAADQTADDNASVRLDGGRLVAMVLSLCLGLLLL, translated from the exons atGCAGCTTACTGTACTCCTTTCTCTACTTTTTCTCCTCTCCACCGCCACCACCATCACTTATGGCCACAACATTACTTCCATACTAGGCCAGCACCCATCTCTCTCCACTTTCAATCACTACCTCACCCTAACCCACCTCGCCGGAGAAATAAATCGGCGTACAACCATCACAGTCTGTGCCGTCGACAACGCCGCTATGTCtgaaatcctttcaaaaaagCCATCAATCTCCACCATCAAAAACATCCTTTCCCTCCACGTCCTCTTGGATTACTTCGGTACCAAGAAGCTCCACCAGATAAGAGACGGCACCGCGTTGGCAGCCACCATGTTCCAGGCCACCGGGTCAGCTCCTGGGTCTACCGGGTTCGTTAACATAACGGATGTTAAGGGAGGGAAAGTGGCTTTTGGACCGAAAGATAATGGAGGGAACCTTGATGTGTTTTATGTCAAGTCTGTAGAGGAGATACCCTACAACATTTCAGTTATACAGATCAGTAAATTGTTGCCATCGGATGTGGCGGCGGCGCCCACACCAGAGCCAAGTGCTATGAATATAACGGATATAATGTCAGCTCATGGGTGTAAGGTTTTTGCTGATACTTTGATTGCAAACCCTGATGCTTCAAAGACATATCAG GACACTATTGATGGAGGATTAACAGTGTTTTGCCCTCTTGACGATCCATTTAAGGCCTTTTTaccaaaattcaagaatttaacAGCTTCTGGCAAAGAGTCACTCCTTCAATTCTTCGGTGTTCCTGTTTATCAGTCATTAGCAATGTTAAAATCCAACAATGGAATCATGAACACCTTAGCTACAAATGGGGATAAGAAGTTTGATTTCACAGTGCAAAATGATGGCGAGGATGTGACCCTCAAGACAAGGGGTACCACTGCAAAAATAGTTGGGACTTTGATCGATGAGCAGCCACTTGCTATATACTCCATTGATAAGGTCTTGTTGCCCAAGGAATTGTTTAAAGCAGCACTGACCCCAGCTCCAGCACCTGCCCCGGAGGAGGCGGCAGATGCACCAAAATCTAGCAAGCATAAGAAGCCCTCCGCCGATGATGCGCCATCAGACTCACCAGCTGATTCACCTGATGGCGATGCAGCAGACCAAACAGCTGATGACAATGCTAGTGTGAGACTTGATGGTGGAAGGCTTGTTGCCATGGTATTGAGTTTGTGCTTAGGGCTTTTGCTGCTGTAG